One stretch of Papaver somniferum cultivar HN1 unplaced genomic scaffold, ASM357369v1 unplaced-scaffold_154, whole genome shotgun sequence DNA includes these proteins:
- the LOC113336655 gene encoding CO(2)-response secreted protease-like: MALSFEHLHRNLFYLISLLPLLALSLLHPVTANPSAKSYIVYMGRSTKEQGDIEDAKLSHLTLLSSVIPSEAKERLFLKHIYHHSFKGFSAMLTEDEASLLSESDEILSIFPDTELDLHTTRSWDFLESSSGMARIQRLYPNGSNDVIIGVIDSGIWPESPSFGDDGFSEIPSRWKGTCMEGSDFKKSDCNRKLIGARYYDLTESSSNDTSTSKPIGSPRDETGHGTHVTSIAVGNLVPNANDQGLARGLAKGGFTSSRFAVYKVCNSVSCSASASLKAIDDAIQDGVDIISISLGLSIQNSTFLDDPIALGSLHAVQAGILVIAAAGNSGPTPSWIQECNCNNPSICRYTKV; encoded by the exons ATGGCGTTGTCATTTGAGCACCTTCACCGTAATCTCTTCTATTTGATTAGTCTTCTTCCGCTCCTTGCTCTTTCACTCCTCCATCCAGTTACTGCTAATCCGTCCGCAAAG TCATACATTGTGTATATGGGAAGAAGCACCAAGGAACAAGGAGATATTGAAGATGCCAAACTATCTCATCTGACACTGTTATCCTCAGTCATTCCAAG CGAAGCGAAAGAAAGATTGTTTCTCAAACACATATACCATCATTCGTTTAAAGGGTTCTCAGCTATGCTTACTGAAGATGAAGCTTCATTACTATCTG AGAGCGATGAGATTTTGTCCATATTCCCTGATACGGAGCTCGATCTTCACACGACACGTTCATGGGATTTCCTGGAGAGTAGCTCAGGCATGGCGAGGATCCAGCGTCTATATCCAAACGGTTCTAACGATGTCATCATTGGAGTCATAGACTCAG GAATTTGGCCGGAATCTCCGAGTTTCGGTGACGATGGTTTCAGCGAGATCCCTTCAAGATGGAAAGGGACTTGCATGGAAGGCAGTGATTTCAAAAAGTCTGACTGTAACAG AAAATTAATAGGTGCAAGATACTATGACCTCACCGAGTCAAGCAGCAATGACACAAGTACATCAAAGCCAATAGGTTCGCCGAGGGATGAAACAGGTCACGGGACTCATGTGACATCTATAGCCGTAGGTAATCTGGTACCCAACGCTAACGACCAGGGGCTTGCGAGAGGATTAGCAAAAGGCGGTTTTACATCAAGCAGATTTGCAGTCTATAAAGTTTGTAACAGTGTTAGTTGTTCTGCTTCTGCGTCACTGAAAGCTATTGACGATGCAATTCAAGATGGAGTTGATATCATATCAATCTCATTAGGATTGTCAATCCAAAACTCGACGTTTTTAGATGATCCAATTGCCTTAGGGTCCTTGCATGCTGTTCAAGCAGGGATTTTGGTAATTGCTGCTGCGGGGAATAGTGGGCCGACTCCATCTTGGATACAGGAATGCAACTGCAACAATCCTTCGATCTGTAGATATACCAAAGTTTGA